One part of the Phragmites australis chromosome 3, lpPhrAust1.1, whole genome shotgun sequence genome encodes these proteins:
- the LOC133911793 gene encoding protein CURLY FLAG LEAF 1-like — MVSLQSALLPEAKRPPCLSLVGSVVASTATSKKRKRDGNDGDHENSRGEVEDGIELNFDAAPLPPEWQRCLDIQSGRIHYYNTRTHKRTWKDPRAEPDYRAAPAAEEEESANCSPPGLDLDLDLNLTFKPRRVLVQEKKPKLAEDRRQPAEAEDSREMVAAVCLRCHMLVMMCRESPACPNCKFLHPPSRAAPPPEPEPAPLKLGLQLLCCRD, encoded by the exons ATGGTGTCGCTGCAGTCGGCGCTCCTGCCGGAGGCCAAGCGGCCGCCGTGCCTCTCCCTCGTCGGCAGCGTCGtcgcctccaccgccaccaGCAAGAAGCGGAAGAGGGACGGCAACGACGGCGACCACGAGAACAGCCGCGGCGAGGTAGAGGACGGGATCGAGCTCAATTTCGACGCCGCGCCGCTGCCCCCCGAGTGGCAACGCTGCCTTGACATCCAG TCGGGGCGGATCCACTACTACAACACGAGGACGCACAAGCGGACGTGGAAGGACCCGAGAGCGGAGCCGGACTACCGCGCCGCGCCcgcggccgaggaggaggagtctGCGAATTGCTCGCCCCCGGGGCTGGACCTGGACCTGGACCTGAACCTCACGTTCAAGCCGCGCCGGGTGCTCGTCCAGGAGAAGAAGCCCAAGCTGGCCGAAGATCGTCGTCAGCCCGCGGAGGCGGAGGACAGCAGAGAGATGGTCGCGGCCGTGTGCCTGCGGTGCCACATGCTGGTGATGATGTGCCGCGAGAGCCCCGCGTGCCCCAACTGCAAGTTCCTCCACCCGCCGAGCCGGGCCGCGCCCccgccggagccggagccggcgcCGCTCAAGCTCGGGCTCCAGCTGCTCTGCTGCAGGGACTAG